The following are encoded together in the Proteiniphilum saccharofermentans genome:
- a CDS encoding VOC family protein, producing MKENYIIAGIQQVGIGVEKLYEAWKYYIDLFNMDIRILEDDKVAELMLPYTGGKPQRRHALIAVNMQGGGGFEVWQYSERKPKPLDFTLNMGDLGVLICKVKSRDVAHTFEEFSKNPKAHILGGLNKNIDGNQTFYVKDPYENLFQIVQDDYIFKDEGQSTGGAVGVTIGVTDIDKAMTVYRDILGYDKIIADETGVFPDFEGLPSGTQKFRRRLLTHSQPRKGSLSELFGPSYIELVQVLERTPKKLYEGRFWGDPGFIQVCFDIRNMDALRKKCAELGHPFTVDTTQNIKEGNSFDMGDAAGQFAYIEDPDGTLIEFVETHKIPIAKKLGLSLNLKNRDPEKPLPKWMLGMLRLMRVKSSKI from the coding sequence ATGAAAGAGAACTATATCATTGCAGGGATCCAACAGGTAGGTATCGGAGTAGAAAAACTGTATGAAGCATGGAAATACTATATTGACCTGTTCAATATGGATATCCGTATTCTTGAGGACGATAAAGTTGCCGAACTGATGCTACCCTACACGGGTGGAAAACCACAACGGCGCCACGCTCTGATTGCTGTTAATATGCAGGGTGGCGGCGGTTTTGAAGTGTGGCAATACTCAGAACGGAAGCCAAAACCGCTTGACTTCACATTGAATATGGGCGACCTGGGTGTTTTGATATGCAAAGTCAAAAGCAGGGACGTTGCCCACACGTTCGAAGAATTTTCCAAAAATCCGAAAGCCCATATCCTCGGCGGACTCAACAAAAATATCGACGGAAATCAGACTTTTTATGTGAAAGACCCATATGAAAATCTGTTTCAAATCGTACAGGACGATTACATTTTTAAAGACGAAGGGCAGTCGACAGGCGGTGCGGTTGGCGTAACTATCGGTGTGACAGATATCGATAAAGCGATGACAGTATATCGTGATATTCTGGGTTACGACAAGATTATCGCAGACGAGACAGGCGTTTTTCCCGATTTCGAAGGATTGCCTTCAGGCACACAAAAATTTCGTCGTCGTTTGCTGACACACTCACAACCCAGAAAAGGTAGCCTTAGTGAACTGTTCGGCCCCTCCTATATCGAACTGGTGCAGGTACTGGAACGTACCCCGAAAAAACTTTACGAAGGGCGTTTCTGGGGTGATCCCGGCTTTATTCAGGTTTGTTTCGATATCCGGAATATGGATGCATTACGCAAAAAGTGTGCGGAGTTGGGGCATCCCTTTACGGTAGACACCACACAAAATATCAAGGAAGGCAACTCCTTCGATATGGGTGATGCCGCAGGACAATTTGCCTATATTGAAGATCCGGACGGTACGTTGATCGAATTTGTGGAAACACACAAAATACCAATCGCAAAAAAATTAGGACTAAGCCTTAACCTGAAAAACAGGGATCCCGAAAAACCGCTTCCGAAATGGATGCTCGGAATGCTCCGGCTTATGCGGGTAAAATCCTCCAAAATATAG